A window of Acidobacteriota bacterium genomic DNA:
GGCATCGCATTCTTTGTCCTCGCCGGGGTGCTGGCGGTGTCGGCAAACGCCCGCGACGTTTTCCCCCTCGCGCTGCAGCAGATGGTGGCGCGCGAATCGCTCGCCTACGCCGGCGAGATGACCATCGCGTTCCCCATCACGTTGTTCCTTGCGAACATGATCCTGATCAACGTGCTGCTCGGCGTCTTCAATCTGGTGCCGCTGCCCCCGCTCGATGGTAGCCACGTCATTCGCCACCTCATGCCGGAAGACATGCGCCGGATCTACGACATGGCCGGCATGGTCGGCCTCATCCTCTTCATGATCTGGGGCAGCAAGTACCTGTGGATGGTGATGGCTCCGATCTTGGGTATCCTGTTCGGGATCCTGCGGAGTATCCATGGCTAAGTCCGACACGAAGAATCGGCGCGTTTTGAGCGGGATGCGGCCCACCGGCAAGCTGCACCTCGGGCACTTCGTCGGCGCGCTCGCGAACTGGGTGAAGCTGCAGGCCGAGTACGAGTGCTTCTTCTTCGTCGCCGACTGGCACGCGCTCACCACCGATTACGCGGACACCTCGAGTGTGAAGCAGAGTTCGGTGGACATCGTGCTCGACTGGCTTGCCGTGGGACTCGACCCGAAGAAATCGACCCTGTTCATCCAGTCGCACGTGCCGCAGCACGCCGAGCTGCACCTGCTGCTCTCGATGATCACGCCGCTGGGCTGGCTGGAGCGCGTGCCTTCGTACAAAGAGATCCGCGAGAACGTGAAAGACAAAGACCTTTCGACCTACGGGTTCCTCGGCTATCCGCTGCTGCAGTCGGCGGACATCCTTATCTACCAGGCCGGATATGTACCCGTAGGACAGGACCAGGTCGCGCACGTCGAGCTGACGCGCGAGGTCGCGCGCCGGTTCAACAGCTTCTATCCCGGACGTCCTGGAATAACGAAGGGCGGTGGCCCCGTCTTTCCCGAGCCGCAGCCGCTGCTGACCAAGTCGCCCAAGCTTCCCGGGACCGACGGCCGCAAGATGTCGAAGTCGTACGGCAACACGGTGATGCTGACTGATCCCGAGCCCGTCGTCCGCCAGAAACTGAAGACCATGGTCACCGACCCGGCGCGCGTCCGGCGGACCGACCCAGGGAATCCCGACGTGTGTCCGGTCGGCGACCTGCACAAGATATTTTCGAGCGCGGACACCATCGCCAAGGTCGACGTTGGCTGCCGTTCCGCCGGCATCGGATGCATCGAGTGCAAGAGCTGGGCCGCGGACGCGCTCGTGCAACTGCTCGCTCCGATGCAACAGCGCCGCCAGCAGTACGAGAACGATCCCAAGTTGGCATGGGACATCCTCGAGGCCGGCTCACAAAAAGCGCAGAAGGTCGCCGAGGCCACCATGGTCGAGGCCCGCGCCGCCATGAACATGAGCCGCGATCACGAGCCCGCCGCGAAGTCTGTGGAAAAGAAAAGTACCTGACCTGATTCCACTTCGCGCTACCATAACCTTAATGTCCGAGACGCAAGGGGTGCAGCCGCAAGCGCCGCCGCAAAAGCCGGCGAATGACTTCCCTTTTGCCGTCAGCGTGGCTGAAGTCTACGACGGCCCGCTCGACCTGCTGCTCGACCTCATCCGCAAGCAGTCGATCGACATCTACGACATCCCCATCGCCACCATCACAGCGCAGTATCTCGCTTACATCGAGCGCATCAAGCGGCTCGACGTGAACGTGGCCGCCGAGTTCATCTACATGGCGAGCGTGCTCATCCAGATCAAGTCGCGCATGCTGCTGCCGCGCGATCCGAGCGCGCCCGAGGACGAGGATGACCCGCGCAACGAGCTCGTCAATCGGCTGCTCGAGCACGAAAAGTACAAGAACGCCGCGCAGATGCTGTTGCAGAAGCAAGAGCTCGAGGGCGCGACGTGGTCGAATCCGTCGCTCAAGGAATTCAAAGACGACGAAGGCGCTGACGCCGAGCTCGCCGTGGACATGATCGATCTGGTGAAGACCTTCCAGCAGATCCTCGAGCGCGCGAAGAACCGTCCGATCATGCAGGTGAATGAGGATACGGTCACGGTCTCGGAGATGATCGACTACATGCGCCGCCGCCTGATGCTCGAAGATCGCCCGCTGCGGCTGAAGCAGATGCTCGCTGCGGTGCATTCGCGCGGCGCGCTCATCTGCGCCTTCCTTGCCATCCTGGAGCTGGTGCGGCTGCAAGCGGTGCTGCTGCGGCAGGACCGCGTGTTTGGCGACATCCTGATCAAGAAGCACGCGATGTTCGATACCGTGATGGCCGAACAGGCCGCTGTGAGGGACGATTGGAGATAACCGAAGGGTCGTGGAGTGGGACGGGACTCGTCCCGTCCCCCGCGGAAGCAGAGAAAAGCCAGATCATGAGCACGCTCAAAGGCAAAGTCGAAGCCATCATCTACGCTGCCGAAGAGCCGGTCACCATCGACCAGATGGCGAACGCGCTCAAGGATGTGGTCGATGTCCCTCTGCCTGAACCGATAGCCGGGACACCGGTGAGCAAACCGGAGAGCAAGAAGAAGGCGCCGAAAGATCCCAAGCTGGCCGCGCTCAAGGACGCGATCCGCAGCGCCATCCACGAGATCTCGCACGAGTTCTCGCTCGGCGATCGCGGCATCGAGATCCGCCAGGTCGCCGGCGGCTACAAGATGGCGACCAAGCCCGAGCATCACGACGTGGTGCGGACGTTCGCCAAATCACTCAAGGCGCCGGTACGGCTCTCGCTGCAAGCGCTCGAGACGCTCGCCGTCATCGCCTACAAGCAGCCGGTCACGCTACCCGAGATCAGCGAGATCCGCGGCGTCGATTCCTCCGCCGTGATCGGGACGCTGATCGATCGCAAGCTCATCACCACCGCCGGACGCAAAGAGGTGGTGGGCAGGCCCATCCTTTATAAGACGACCAAAGACTTCCTGCTGCGCTTTGGATTGAAAGACGTCCACGAACTGCCGAGCGTGGAAGAGTTCGAGAAGCTGGGCGCCGGCACCGACCAGGGCGACCTCTTCACCGGGCCCGCCGCCGATGCGACCGGAGTGCCGGATGTACCCGAAGAAGCTGGGGAAGAATCGGAAGCAGAGACCGCATCCGCTGAAGACCTCGAGCCGGCGCAGTAGCAACGACGATCGTCCATCGTCCTTCGTCCATCGTCGATCGTCCATCATTGATCGTTCGTTGTTCATTGCTCATTGCGACCGCCGCGACGGTCGCTGCAAGCATTTTCCCGCATATTCATTTAGCATCGAAGATTCCATATGCCCGCCGAACGTCTCCAGAAGATCATCGCCGCCGCCGGTATCGCCTCGCGGCGTAAAGCCGAAGAACTCATCACCCAGGGACGCGTCTCGGTCAACGGGGCCATCGTGTCAACCCTCGGCGCCAAAGCCGATATTGAGAACGACCACATCAAGGTAGACGGCAAGGCCGTACACCTGCCGGAACGCAACGTCTACCTGCTGCTGCACAAGCCCAAGGGATACGTCACCACGGTCAGCGATCCCGAGGGACGTCCCACGGTGATGGAGCTGGTGCGCTCGAAGGCGCGGCTCTTCCCTGTCGGGCGTCTCGACTGGAACACCGAAGGCTTGCTGCTGCTCACCAACGACGGCGACCTCACGGCGAAACTCACGCACGCGTCCACCCACGTGCCGAAGACCTACCTGGTGAAGGTGGCGGGCAATCCGACGCTGGCAGAGATCGAGAAATTGCGCGAGGGCGTGATGATCGGTGGCGAAGGCGATCCCGTCCCCGGCAAGCTGCACCGCGTGCGCACCGCGCCGGCTAAGATCCGCGAGGTGCGTGAGGGCGACAACCCATGGTACGAGGTCACGCTCATCGAGGGGCGCAACCGGCAGATCCGCCGGATGTTCGAGGCCATCGGACATCACGTGGAGAAGATCAAGCGCGTCCGCTACGGCCCGTTCGAGCTCGATGTGCCGCCCGGTGAATCACGGCCGCTGCGCCCACACGAGGTGGAGAAGCTGAAGAGCTATGTCTCCGAGCCGGCAACCGCGGCGCGCGAGCAAGGCGGCGCTCGTAGACAATCCGCGGAACGCGGCGCTCCGGTGCCGTCCGCAGCCGGATTGCCGCCGGCAAAGCGGTTTGGGAGATCTGGTTTTGAGAAATCAAAGAACTTCAGATTCCGCGCGGGCGCCGGCCGCGTTGGCGGCAGGGCGGCGGGCGGTGGCCCGTCAGGTAG
This region includes:
- a CDS encoding site-2 protease family protein, with the translated sequence MEPKHLQIFFEVVVLLLAISVHESAHAWMASRYGDPTARLLGRVSLNPIRHIDLFGTIILPAMLILSGTGFVFGWAKPTPVDPRNFKEPVKADIMTSVAGPASNFMLVGIAFFVLAGVLAVSANARDVFPLALQQMVARESLAYAGEMTIAFPITLFLANMILINVLLGVFNLVPLPPLDGSHVIRHLMPEDMRRIYDMAGMVGLILFMIWGSKYLWMVMAPILGILFGILRSIHG
- the trpS gene encoding tryptophan--tRNA ligase — translated: MAKSDTKNRRVLSGMRPTGKLHLGHFVGALANWVKLQAEYECFFFVADWHALTTDYADTSSVKQSSVDIVLDWLAVGLDPKKSTLFIQSHVPQHAELHLLLSMITPLGWLERVPSYKEIRENVKDKDLSTYGFLGYPLLQSADILIYQAGYVPVGQDQVAHVELTREVARRFNSFYPGRPGITKGGGPVFPEPQPLLTKSPKLPGTDGRKMSKSYGNTVMLTDPEPVVRQKLKTMVTDPARVRRTDPGNPDVCPVGDLHKIFSSADTIAKVDVGCRSAGIGCIECKSWAADALVQLLAPMQQRRQQYENDPKLAWDILEAGSQKAQKVAEATMVEARAAMNMSRDHEPAAKSVEKKST
- a CDS encoding segregation/condensation protein A, yielding MSETQGVQPQAPPQKPANDFPFAVSVAEVYDGPLDLLLDLIRKQSIDIYDIPIATITAQYLAYIERIKRLDVNVAAEFIYMASVLIQIKSRMLLPRDPSAPEDEDDPRNELVNRLLEHEKYKNAAQMLLQKQELEGATWSNPSLKEFKDDEGADAELAVDMIDLVKTFQQILERAKNRPIMQVNEDTVTVSEMIDYMRRRLMLEDRPLRLKQMLAAVHSRGALICAFLAILELVRLQAVLLRQDRVFGDILIKKHAMFDTVMAEQAAVRDDWR
- the scpB gene encoding SMC-Scp complex subunit ScpB translates to MSTLKGKVEAIIYAAEEPVTIDQMANALKDVVDVPLPEPIAGTPVSKPESKKKAPKDPKLAALKDAIRSAIHEISHEFSLGDRGIEIRQVAGGYKMATKPEHHDVVRTFAKSLKAPVRLSLQALETLAVIAYKQPVTLPEISEIRGVDSSAVIGTLIDRKLITTAGRKEVVGRPILYKTTKDFLLRFGLKDVHELPSVEEFEKLGAGTDQGDLFTGPAADATGVPDVPEEAGEESEAETASAEDLEPAQ
- a CDS encoding pseudouridine synthase — its product is MPAERLQKIIAAAGIASRRKAEELITQGRVSVNGAIVSTLGAKADIENDHIKVDGKAVHLPERNVYLLLHKPKGYVTTVSDPEGRPTVMELVRSKARLFPVGRLDWNTEGLLLLTNDGDLTAKLTHASTHVPKTYLVKVAGNPTLAEIEKLREGVMIGGEGDPVPGKLHRVRTAPAKIREVREGDNPWYEVTLIEGRNRQIRRMFEAIGHHVEKIKRVRYGPFELDVPPGESRPLRPHEVEKLKSYVSEPATAAREQGGARRQSAERGAPVPSAAGLPPAKRFGRSGFEKSKNFRFRAGAGRVGGRAAGGGPSGSGPVGGRPAFARGDRPGRPFHGGKPFRKDGDRPRRFDKPIRADHVEREGRPGGVRRFGADGVETPFEPRPSSARPPSGDKRFGGAKRFGAKPFGGPRREGTAGKSLGGPKRFGAKPFGGPRGEGGAKQFGAKPFGGPRGEGGAKRFGAKPFGGPRGEGGAKRFDAKPFGGPRGEGGPKRFGAKSFGGPRGEGGPKRFGAKAFGGPRGEGGPKRFGAKAFGGPRGEGGPKRFGAKPFGGPRRDGAAGKPFGGPKGFGAKRPFGGPKRFGAKSSGGPKRPSFGGRGGGFGGRGRTRPPSGDRG